DNA sequence from the Nicotiana tomentosiformis chromosome 3, ASM39032v3, whole genome shotgun sequence genome:
TATAATGGACCTAACTCGGACCAATTATCATACCATAAAGCAACCTTTCCACAACCAATTtttcatagaatttgcttatccACAAGCCTTTTAATTTTGCACATTGCATTCCATGACTGGGACTGCCCAGAGTACCACTGTTTTATAAGTGGATGAGCTCTCTGACAATATTTCACCATTAGGAACCTCTTCCATAATGATTGACCAGTTCTAAAGTTCCACCACTGCTTTGCAGATGTCATTAAGTTTCCTGAAATTGGCACCCCTTCCTCATATGGAAAACACAGGTTATCCCAGGAATCCCAGTGATGTCTTTTCTTCTCAGCCGACCCTCCCCCAAAAAACCTGGTAAGCATCCTCTCTATTTGGTTGAGAACTCCATTTGGAGGATGAATAACAGCTAGTAGATATGTAGGCAATGCTAATAAGACATGCCTAATTAACGCCGCTCTACCCCCAGAGGACAGAAACTTGGAATGCTACCCTGAGATCATTTTCAGGATCCTGGAGATAATCTTAGAGAAAATAGAAATCTTCTTCCTTCTAACATACAAAGGAAACCCAAGTATTTGATAGGAAGACTTTTGTTTTCCATCTCAGTAATATTTTTCACCCTTGAAATTTCCTCCACATGTGCATTAGGGGCTAGAATAAAGCAAGACTTAGACTTGTTGACTAGTTGTCCTGAGACCTTTTCATACACTGATAATGCCTCAATCAACATCATCAAAGAATTCCTGCAACCACTAGAAAAAAGaatgacatcatcatcaaatgCAAGATGATTTATTAAAGGACCATTTATGTTCATGTGAAAGCTTTTGAACTCCTCAAGGGTAGTTATATGATTTAATTTTTTTGAAAGAAAGTCAGCACAAATAACAAAAAGAGAAGGGGAGATAGGGTCTCCTTGTCTTAACCCTCTTTCAGACTTGAAGCATGCTTGTCTAGTACCATTGACAATAAGGGAATACCAATTACTGGAAATGTGTCTAAAGATTATGTCAATCCAAATTTCATAGAATCCAAGTTTTCTCATAAGGATACAAAGATACGGTCATGCCATCCTATCATATGCCTTTGCCATATCTAATTTTAAAGCAATATTTTCTTCCTCATTTGGCTTCCTTATATCTTGAATGATTTCCTGGGCGAGTAAGATATTTTCACTGATAGATTTGACCTTTACAAAACCACTTTGATTAGGAATATTATGACCACAAAAAATAGATTTAAAAGACTGGATAATATCAGGGGCAACAATAGACCAACAAGATTGGAAGAATTTAGCCGTGAATCCATTAGGGCCAGGAGAACTATCGGAGTCCATAGAGAAAACACATATTTTTAGCTCTTCCTCAATGGGAAAAGCAATCAATTTTTTATTAATATCCTCTGAAATAACTGGGTCAATAATATTCAATTCAGAGTAGTCATTATACTCAGGTTTCTGACTAAAATTTCCCTGGAAATATCTCAATGCAGCTTCATAGACTTCTTTAGTTCCTTCCACCCATTGGAAATGTTCATTCTGAATCTTTTTGATGCCCAGTTCCCTTCTTTTATCCTTGATCACACTGTGACAGTAAGAAGTATTAGAATCACCTTCAGAGAGCCATTTAACTCTAGCTTTCTGTCTCAACTTAGAATCctgaattttgagatatctaataTATTCAGCCTTTGATTTGTACAGCTTGGTTCTATTGCTCTTGCTGCTATCATTCATTAGAACTATTTCAAGGTTAGAAATTTCTCTCTCGAGTCTTATAGGTTCTTCATGAATGTCTCCATAAACTTCTCTTGACCAGGAACTGAGTTTGGAGGCAGCCTTTTTAAGCTTCTGGTGTAAGGACCAGGGAGGATTACCTTGGATATCCTCTTCCCATATACTTTTGACGACATAAGAGAAATCCTCATGATCCGTCCAGAAATTAAGAAGTTTAAAGTACCTTACATTAACCTCTTCAATAGAGCTGAATTGGATAAGAAGTGGCACATGATCAGAACATACATTAGCAAGGTGGGTAACAATAGTCCTACCATACAGTTCATACCATTATGAGTTATACACCATCATATCTAGTCTATTCCATATAGTATCAGGAGCTCCACTGTTGTTACTTATTACACAATGTAATCACATTGCCAAGATACCGTGCATCCTACATACCATATTCCCTTAGGCACTCTAGGAAGTCAAAACTCTTGTCGATCCTATAAGAATTGCCTGCTATTTTTCCCCCAGGAGTTGTGATAACATTAAAATCACCCATCATAGCCCAAAGACATGTAAGAGTGTTCGATGGATTGAGAAGGTCAGTCCAAAGATCCTTCCTCAAATTTGTCCtacattttgcataaacaaaggAACAATGGAATTGAGTATTTGTACAAATATGAGATATTTTTCAAGTCACTAGTTGATCAGTGTCTTTGacaatatcaacaacaaaatCACTAGACCAGAAGACCCAAAATTTATTGTTAACATTTGAGTATCATCCATTCATATTGATTTGTCTCATGTAATAGTTCATATAACCCACTCTCACTTTAGGTTCTTGCAGGCAAATGAGGGAGATTTTATATTGGTCTTTGAGAGTTTTGAGTCTCTCAAATGTACTTTGAGTTCTAATACTCTTTATATTCCACGAAAGAGTGTCAATCATTGGAAACTTTTGTGCAAGAAACTATGTTTTGAGTTTTGGTAGAGATAGTCTTTTGAGAGTTGGACCAACCGGTCTTCCCTCTTTCTAGACCCCCAGGGGATAGATTGTTGACCTCAACAATTCTGTTATGCTCTTGAGTTAAATTCAAGTCAGTTCCAGGATCTACTTCCATGAAAATTTTGACTATGACATCGACATCATTTTCAGATAAGGAAGCTTGCACCTTTTGGAACTGAGTCTCTTCCACATCTTCTTTCGATTCAGATTCAAAGTGGGAGTATTCATCCACTTCATTGTCATCAAGCTGTGATCCAGACTTAATAGGGACATTCTCCATATTTACATCATCAAACTTATATTGCTCCTCAACTCTAATTCTAGAGGGAATCACCAGTGAGAACAATCGAATTGTAACCTTACGTGTTATTAACTACACCTTGGTTCCCATCCGGATCTTCTGGAGGCCTCACAATCATGGAGGAAGCTTGTATAGGCAAATTTTTTGAACCATTCACTCTTGTCTTGACAATCTAGTATGTTTCAACATTCCATGTTTCTTCAACGTTGGGATTGATTATACTCGTGCACTTTCCACTTCGAGActacttcttctttttcttataaGGAGGAACCACTTTCTCAAAGGAGGACTTCCTATGCCTTCTGACCTTCCTAGTAGAAGTGCATTTCATTTGATCATTCAGGCTCATTACTTCTTCCTTAGGTGCCTAGGGTTGCTCGCTTATATCAGTAGTCAAAATTTGTTCTTTCCCTTGGGATTATGGAATAGTAACATTATTTTCAGATGACCctttatgtattttttttttttggaggatTTTGAATTTCTACTAACTGTTTTGAAGGAAGAAGATAGTTGTTGCTATTTCTTCCCTTCTTCCTCCCAGTGTTTTTGCCTACAGTGGTCCATCCTTCTTTATCTGTGATCTCCACCTCCATAGTCGAGGCATCTTGCTCCTTGTTAATTCCATTCTGCCTTACTACCCACTATCAACTTACCAATATTTCCTCCACTTATAGAATCAATAGAAGTGTTATTAGTAGCAGAGTTTATATTAGccttttctctatttttttcaGTAGATTGTCTTAATGCAGGATGCAACATACCACACTTGAGATCACTGTGTCCCTGCATCTTGCAATGGTTACAGAATTCTGGAATGGTTTCATATTCCACCTTCTAAACTATAGTCTCCTTTTGACCTGCTTCATTGAGGATATCAATCAACACTTCCTTGAGAAGAGGCTTTGTTATATCAATTTCGACTTTGACTTTAGCAGTGGTAGGCCTCGTTTTCGATAGAGTCGCCTTGTCACGAATAATGGGGATACCAATTGGTTCGACAATTCGACAAAGAGCTACCCATTCAAAGAAATGCCACCGTAAATCAGGAAGATTAATCCAAACTGGTGCGATGGTAGTTTCAATCTCTAGCCTGAAATCAGTTTTTCATTTTTGTAGCTTCATTTGCATACCACCAATTTGGATGAAGTCCCTAGCATAGACACATTTGTGATCCTCTTCTAAATCAAAATCGATGAAAACATTCTTCAGATTGTACGCACCTATTTTGATCGCACCTTTTAGCGGAATCGTTCTAATAAACTCAGAACAAATTCTTTCAATGGATGGTCTGGTTCTAGAGAATTTTCCCACAATAGTTAGACGACAAGTCTCTGCCAAAATCCCATGTTCTTCTTTTGTGAAACTGACCACCGCCTTTCTTGATACAATCTCATATGGCATGTGCTTGAAATGGACCTTCTTCTTCGAAATACTGACGACACCTCGAATAACAGATGTATACTTTAGTGGATTATCACCAAGATGTGTATTTTCAGTAATCATGGGGCCTCCGATTTGGTGACGGAACATTTGCGGAGCAGGGGCATTTGGGTGAATCAGTGGGGAAAAAGCAACATATTGCATGTTTGAGGGTTCCGGCGGTGCCGGTGGGGTCTGAGACCTTTCTCGGAGGTGGAATTGGAGAGCATTTACCCTAAGTGACCGTTTGTTGCTGTTAGAATGCAAATGattagaaaataaaaattagggatttagccatttagagtttcaatagtactttatatacataggggtaaaagtataaatacaaAAATTATTAACGGGTTAACAatttatccgataagaaaattgagtaatccgcccccaaaccatTAAGCCATTAATTATGAAATTTTAATCcgttcaccatccattaccccgctaatccgataccaataagccaataagctaTCGGTTCAGTTCGTTTAacgatttcggttcggttttgaacaatCCTAGTTTGAATGGATTTTGTTTGTTTTTCTATAAATTCTCTTTGCCAACTGAACAAGTATTAGACCACCCTCACAAATCTCATGAAGTAGTTGGTCTTTTTGACATTTCCATGTAATGTTTATTTGTTGAAACATTACATGAGACTATTAAGCTATAGTTGGTCTCCAAATATAGCTTGTGTAcaggagactaggtgggtagAAGATAAGGCGCGAGATGTAGACATGTTCAAACTATGGTATGCTGGGAGGGTGGGGGGCAGGAACGGGGTAGGTATCTTGATTGATAAGGACCTTCGTGAACTAGTGGTGAAGGTTAGGAGGGTGAATGACAGGCTGATGACTATTAAGCTAGTTGTTGGAGGTTTTACTTTGAACATAATCAGTGTGTACGCACCCCAAGCAGGCTTGGATGAGCAAGTCAAGAGGCCTTTTTgggaggatttggatgagatggtgcGTGGTATCCCGCATACCGAGAAGCTTTTCATAGGAGGAGATTTCAACGGCCACATTGGAGCGACGTCTGGGGGTATGATAATGTGCATGATGGTTTTGGTTTTGGAGATAGAAACGGAGGAGGAGCGTCTCTGCTGGACTTTGCtagagcatttgatttggtgatagcaaactcgagtttCCCGAAGAAGAGGGAGCACTTGATTATTTACTCTGCAGGAAGTCCGATAGAGGTCTTTGCATGGATCGCaaggtcatcccgagtgagaacctctTGACCCTTCCTAGGCTCCTGGTAATGGATCTTGAGATCACGAGGAAGAGGAGAAAGAGAACGATGTATAACCAACATATgatcaagtggggagccttgacggaAGCTAACGCGCAGGAGTTGGGGGTGAAGCTGTTGACTATgggggcttggaggagtagtgggaATGCAAGAGTTATGTGGATCACGACTACGCAGTGCATTAGGGAAGCCGCGAGAAAGGTATTGGCGTCTCAAAGGGTTACTTTGGTGGTCCcaagggagactggtggtggaatggagatGTCCAAGGAAAAGTGAAAATCAAGAAAGCAGTGTATCTGAAGCTAGTGGCAAGTGTAGACGACGAGGAGAAGAGGGCGAATATGGACcattataagttggctaagatAGAGGCAAAGCTAGCAACTACGGCAGCCAAGACTGCAGCTTTTAGTCGTTTGTATAAGGAACTCGAGGGTcgaggtggggataagaggttgttcaggttagccaaggcgcGAGAAAGGAAGGCGCGCGACTTGGACCAAATAAATTGCATCAAGGACGAaaaaggtagagttttgttggatgaagGGCTTATCCGTcagagatggcagacttacttccatagtctcttgaatgAGGAGGGGACAAGAgcattcactactagaaatcctgtaaaaaccgactaaagttggtcgctaatggccaataaccgaccaaaacgcgaccatttacgtgtgaacagtattttaggggtcggaaaggaataccgaccaaagttggtcggaaattaccgaccaaagttggtcgattttttcagaccaaagttggtcggtattttaattatgtaatcaaaagatttaCCATCTAGGAATCGaatcggggtctgtactgtggcaggatactattctaccactagaccattggtgcattttattttaagactgtcttttatttgatttatactctttaattgtattttcgcacgaaaataaccgatcaaagttggtcaatttttttaatattaatttttatttattttggttggtttcttgaaaaataaattttgcgggactcaaaaataatttctcgcatttttgcgccaaagaaaaccgatgtaaaaaaaattaaaaaataaaatattttgaaaaaccgaccaactttggtcggttttttgaccgaccaaagttggtcagtcgaccttggtcggtttttgccgaatttctagtagtgattgtattgggtgatttggaactctccgggagtcgtgactttgggtattgtaggcggattagagttgatgaagtttgGGGGGCTAtgtgtaagatgagcaggggtaaagcgaccgggccggatgaaatcttggtggagttttggaagagtgcgggcaaggcaagcttggagtggctcactaggttatttaatgtcatttttagaacgaacaagatgcccgaagagtggaggtggagcacgatggttcctgtataTAAGAACAATGGTGATAttcaaaattgcaataactatcggggtatcaagctgcttagccatactatgaaagtctgggagagagtgatagagctaagggtgaggaggagtatgtctattttcgagaaccagttcGGGTTTATGTtggggcgttcgactacagaagccatccaacttgttaggagattgatagagcattatagagagagaaagaaggacttgcatatggtgttcatcgacttagtaAAGGCGTGCGATAAAGTTCTGAGGGGGGTTTTGTGgtgatgtttggaggctagaggtgtacctgttacctacgttaggttgattaatgacatgtatgatggaacaaagacccgagtgaggacggtgggtgggcCTTAGACCATttttcggttatgatggggttgtatCAGGGGTCTacactcagcccttttttgtttgctctggcgATGGAtgtactgacgcgccacatccaaggggaggtgccgtggtgcatgctatttgcagatgatattgtattgattgacgagacgcgagatggcgtgaacgcgcaattagaggtatggaggtaGACCCTGGAGtcaaaaggtttcaagttgagcaggatcaAGAcagaatatttggagtgtaagttcagtggcgagactcaaggaggggaagggaaGGTGAGgttggactcgcaggtcatccctaggagaggaagttttaagtaccttgggtctattattcagggggatggggagattgatgaaaatGTCACGCATCGTATTAGGGCAGGATGAATGAAATGAAGACTTGCTTCCagtgttttgtgtgataagaaggtgccaccgaaacatAAAGGTAAAttttacagagtggtggtcagaccaacgatgttatatggggctgagtgttggccagtcaagatcgctcatgtccagaagatgaaggtagcagagatgaggatgttgagatagatgtgcgggcacaccaggtgagataggatcagaaatgaggttactcgcgacaaggtgggtgtggcccctgtTGGGGATAAGATGCGAgaagcgcggcttaggtggtttggtcatgtgaggaggaggagcacagatgccccggtgaggaggtgtgagaggttgacattggagggcctactgAGAGGTAGATGTAGGcgaaagaagaggtggggagaggtgattaggcaagatatggtgcaacttcagctgaccgaggacatgacccttgatagaaaggtatggaggtcgagtattatggtagtagagtaggtagtctagggtgttcataacagtagtattggcacgcagtctcgctttctgttggtagtaggtttttatgactaaccgttattttctttcattgatgatcaccttactatcttgttatttTTGTTCTGCTtatatatgactttttggtactgtccctttttgtctatattttcattaatgtggtgcttatgctttcctgagccgatggtctattggaaacaacatctctatcctcacaaggtaggggtaaggtctgcgtacacactaccctctccaaaccccacggtgtgggataatactgggtatgttgttgtctCTTTGCCAACTGAACCATAGTAACTCGGAACGAGAGAACCAAATATTTGACGGAAAGTAAGCCAAAAGACAAGGCCAAAAGACAAGGAATCATAAACACCAATTCTCACCCATCGATTGTGGGTTATTCACTTGGTAGATATGATTCGTTTCTTATCAATTCCACTCAATTTTATGAGTAATATAACGGATTTGCAGTAAGATATCCCCCAGTAATTCCTGCTGTTAATAAGCAAATGATTCTTAAGAAATTGATGACAGGTTTGCTGAGTATATGACATGCACTAATGCAAAATCAGAAACATGAACCTGTGAACCACGCCCTGCCCCAAAATCCAGAGCGACGAAAAGAGAGAAATGGGCGAAAACTGAGAGCTCAAACCTACGCGTTGCATACTCATTGTCAAAGGTATTGATATAAATAAAAGAACATTGCAATACTTGATAATCACCTACTTATTTTACATAATAATAGACTAAGAATCTAATATAAAATCCAAAAAATCTAGCCAATATATCCCCTGTTAAGACTCAAGGATGATAACCTTGCGCCATTACTGAAAACCTCAGAGGCATTGATTCTCGTTTCTTGACCAAGTATTTACGTAACTAATAGTGAATATCATACTTTTATTGTTACTATAGGAGAAGGAATATCATTACGCAACAATTTTTCTAAGCTCCGAACTTGGGGACTTTAGCAGTTGAAATCTGTGCGAGGAAGTGCTCTGCAACAAGTCGTCGTTGAATTTTTCCTGTTGCAGTCTTTGGTAGAGAGTCGGTCATGAAAACCTTCTTTGGTACTTTAAAGGCCGCGAGATTCTTCTTACAAAATCTCAGCACCTGTGCCTCATCAATGTTTGACCCTTCTCTTGGAATAACTGCACAGTTTATCTGTCAAACAAGAAAATATTTGATTTAGTCAGCATACAATGAGAATATCGATAAGTGAACTCTATGAAACGTTGATTCTTAATGCAGGGCCGGCAACACCATAAACATCGCGTTATAACAGCGGATGTAACCATGGGTTCCTGGGTTCATCCCCGTACTTTGGGGTTGATATATATGTGCAAATGGagtaaaattgattttttttttgttacacGTGAGCTGTTGAATCCCCTTGGTAtgaacaaaaattcaagtatagtactccctccgtctcatattaATAGTCGTGGTTACTAAAACTaatgtctcaaattatttgtcattttagaagttcaagacaaaattgattattttttttcttttttacccttagtaataattgttcttgaagatggagataacacataaatagaataaatattcaatgacgagagattatatcttaagacataaataagggtagAATAGTCCAATCCCTTTCCTAATTAATACTCTCTCttgtccacaataagtgattttttggcccttttttttgtggtccaaaatatgTGATTTTTTCatatttcaagaatgaattaattatttttttttctttattgtccttggagtaaatagtgttggattatttatgtgaagagatactaaaggttaatatggtcaattttattgctaattaatgttaaaaagTGGATTTCTTAATCTGTGTGAAAACAgtcaaaaaatcacttattatggaccTGGGCGAGTATTTCTGAAGGGGCGTGTAAAAAAGAAACACGACACAAAATATGAGACAGAGGGAGTAGTAAAGGGGGTTCAAATATGCTTTAAGTCATAGGTTCAAATTTCAACTATGACATCTTAGATTTTTTTCGAATCTCCTTGTATGAATTTCTAATTCCGCTACCGGTAAGATGTATATTTGGAGACCCACCTTCTTAACTCAGAATCAACAATGTCTATATTCTACATGCGCCATTGCTACTAAGGCTTTAGAGAccatacaaagcatttggaaggGACAGAGCTAGCTTATGTGTCACAAGGGTCGTTGCTGATATAGCTAGCTTATGTGGTTACCAAAATGCAATTTAATAGCAAGCTCTCTACAGAACGGCACCAAAATAAAAAGAGGGGCTCACGTGGAATGAGATACATGCAAATTAAACAGAGAAATAGACGTCTAACTAATGAAA
Encoded proteins:
- the LOC138908099 gene encoding uncharacterized protein → MFKLWYAGRVGGRNGVGILIDKDLRELVVKVRRVNDRLMTIKLVVGGFTLNIISVYAPQAGLDEQVKRPFWEDLDEMVRGIPHTEKLFIGGDFNGHIGATSGGMIIKLEFPEEEGALDYLLCRKSDRGLCMDRKVIPSENLLTLPRLLVMDLEITRKRRKRTMYNQHMIKWGALTEANAQELGVKLLTMGAWRSSGNARVMWITTTQCIREAARKVLASQRVTLVVPRETGGGMEMSKEK
- the LOC138908097 gene encoding uncharacterized protein; the encoded protein is MRKLGFYEIWIDIIFRHISSNWYSLIVNGTRQACFKSERGLRQGDPISPSLFVICADFLSKKLNHITTLEEFKSFHMNINGPLINHLAFDDDVILFSSGCRNSLMMLIEALSVYEKVSGQLVNKSKSCFILAPNAHVEEISRVKNITEMENKSLPIKYLGFLSVIHPPNGVLNQIERMLTRFFGGGSAEKKRHHWDSWDNLCFPYEEGVPISGNLMTSAKQWWNFRTGQSLWKRFLMVALWYDNWSELGPLYKFLPEGYKPKNITLSSMMLNNHINWRGLDLLLPQHVVVKVNTFQISLRSTIPDSPVWTEDNSGSFSVASAC
- the LOC138908098 gene encoding uncharacterized protein; translation: MEVEITDKEGWTTVGKNTGRKKGRNSNNYLLPSKQIRVEEQYKFDDVNMENVPIKSGSQLDDNEVDEYSHFESESKEDVEETQFQKVQASLSENDVDVIVKIFMEVDPGTDLNLTQEHNRIVEVNNLSPGGLERGKTGWTNLRKDLWTDLLNPSNTLTCLWAMMGDFNVITTPGGKIAGNSYRIDKSFDFLETIVTHLANVCSDHVPLLIQFSSIEEVNVRYFKLLNFWTDHEDFSYVVKSIWEEDIQGNPPWSLHQKLKKAASKLSSWSREVYGDIHEEPIRLEREISNLEIVLMNDSSKSNRTKLYKSKAEYIRYLKIQDSKLRQKARVKWLSEGDSNTSYCHSVIKDKRRELGIKKIQNEHFQWVEGTKEVYEAALRYFQGNFSQKPEYNDYSELNIIDPVISEDINKKLIAFPIEEELKICVFSMDSDSSPGPNGFTAKFFQSCWSIVAPDIIQSFKSIFCGHNIPNQSGFVKVKSISENILLAQEIIQDIRKPNEEENIALKLDMAKAYDRMA